The following coding sequences are from one Macaca nemestrina isolate mMacNem1 chromosome 1, mMacNem.hap1, whole genome shotgun sequence window:
- the LOC105498435 gene encoding GTP-binding protein Di-Ras3 — MGNVSFRSKEQQLLQRLRLLPALLVLRAFKSHRRIRDYRVVVVGTAGVGKSTLLHKWASGNFRHEYLPTIENTYCQLLGCSHGVLSLHITDSKSGDSNRALQRHVIARGHAFVLVYSVTKKETLEELKAFYELIRKIKGNNLHKFPIVLVGNKSDDIHREVTLHDGATCAMEWNCAFMEISAKTDMNVHELFHMLLNYKQQPTDLQEPEKESQMPNTTEKLLDKCIIM; from the coding sequence ATGGGTAACGTCAGTTTTCGCTCCAAGGAACAGCAGCTGCTGCAGCGGTTGCGGCTTCTGCCTGCCCTGCTTGTCCTCCGCGCCTTCAAGTCCCACAGGAGGATCAGAGATTACCGCGTCGTGGTAGTCGGCACCGCTGGTGTGGGGAAAAGCACGCTGCTGCACAAGTGGGCGAGCGGCAACTTCCGTCATGAGTACCTGCCGACCATTGAAAATACCTACTGCCAGTTGCTGGGCTGCAGCCACGGTGTGCTTTCCCTGCACATCACCGACAGCAAGAGTGGCGACAGCAACCGCGCTCTGCAGCGCCACGTTATAGCCCGGGGCCACGCCTTCGTCCTGGTCTACTCAGTCACCAAGAAGGAAACCCTGGAAGAGCTGAAGGCCTTCTATGAGCTGATCCGCAAGATCAAAGGTAACAACCTGCATAAGTTCCCCATCGTGCTGGTAGGCAATAAAAGTGATGACATCCACCGGGAGGTGACCCTGCATGATGGTGCCACCTGTGCGATGGAGTGGAATTGCGCCTTCATGGAGATCTCGGCCAAGACAGATATGAATGTGCATGAGCTGTTCCACATGCTGCTGAATTACAAGCAGCAGCCCACCGACCTCCAGGAGCCCGAGAAGGAATCCCAGATGCCCAACACCACTGAGAAGCTGCTTGACAAGTGCATAATCATGTGA